The window ACTCAACGATGGTGAGCTTCTCAATCTCAATCTTGACCAAGCTTCTGGCTCAGGATTCCAATCCAAGAATGAGTATTTGTTCGGAAAGATTGATATGCAACTCAAGCTTGTCCCTGGCAACTCTGCTGGCACTGTAACTGCCTACTACGTaagttttcttaatattaatgaCTATTTTGAGTACAGAAATTTAACATTTGCTCTTAGTGTTATTAATCTCTGTTGGTTTATTAATTTTCAGTTACAATCAAAAGGGTCGGCCTGGGATGAGATAGACTTTGAGTTCTTGGGGAACTTGAGTGGAGATCCTTACATTCTTCATACTAATGTGTATAGCCAAGGCAAAGGCGACAAGGAGCAACAATTTTATCTCTGGTTTGATCCAACTGCTGATTTCCACACCTATTCCATCCTTTGGAACCCACAAAGAATCATGTAAGCTAACACTTGCTCCCATATCTAAATCCAAGATTATACGTTTTTAGAGGTAGCTTGGAATTGTGTTtcaagtaatattttaaaaaagttagattatttaatgtatttttaagtaaaaaacattttaaaaatcaaccattatcatattatacaatatatattccttttgctaccttaaattttctttgtttagctAACATTTTCCTTCTCATTTGTGTCAGCTTCTTCGTAGATGGCACCCCTTTTAGGGAGTTCAAGAACATGGAATCGATTGGTGTTCCATTTCCAAAGTATCAACCAATGAGACTCTACTCTACTTTATGGAATGCAGATAACTGGGCTACAAGAGGTGGTCTCGTCAAGACTGATTGGTCACAAGCTCCTTTCACTGCCTCCTACACGAACTTCAATGCTAATAATGCTTGTGTTTGGTTCAACGGTGCATCTTCTTGTGATTCAAATAATTTCTCCCCTCCTTCTTGGCTTTCAGAGGATCTTGATTCAGCAAATCTTGATAAGCTTCAATGGGTCCAAACGAACAAcatgatatataattattgcGCAGATGCCAAGAGGTTTCCCCAGGGATTTCCTCCAGAATGCAACATGTCTTAGAGGGAGAAGTAGACGCAGTCACCCAGCAATGCATggtttatattaataattaatttctttcattgtttttactcATGCAAATTacagattaattaataaatgtatgtatgatttttatttttgtttgtttcaatGTTTTCCAATAATATATACGTGTTCGATTTAAGAACTAATATTACAGAATCCTTaactttgtaattaat is drawn from Populus nigra chromosome 5, ddPopNigr1.1, whole genome shotgun sequence and contains these coding sequences:
- the LOC133693983 gene encoding probable xyloglucan endotransglucosylase/hydrolase protein 23; amino-acid sequence: MASFLASSRVPMSVVLVLFTLASLMGSSLGNFYQDFDIMWGDWRAMILNDGELLNLNLDQASGSGFQSKNEYLFGKIDMQLKLVPGNSAGTVTAYYLQSKGSAWDEIDFEFLGNLSGDPYILHTNVYSQGKGDKEQQFYLWFDPTADFHTYSILWNPQRIIFFVDGTPFREFKNMESIGVPFPKYQPMRLYSTLWNADNWATRGGLVKTDWSQAPFTASYTNFNANNACVWFNGASSCDSNNFSPPSWLSEDLDSANLDKLQWVQTNNMIYNYCADAKRFPQGFPPECNMS